A stretch of the Rhinoderma darwinii isolate aRhiDar2 chromosome 3, aRhiDar2.hap1, whole genome shotgun sequence genome encodes the following:
- the SNRPA1 gene encoding U2 small nuclear ribonucleoprotein A' has translation MVKLTADLIEQAAQYTNAVRDREMDLRGYKIPVIENLGATLDQFDTIDFSDNEIRKLDGFPLLKRLKCLLLNNNRICRVGEGLEQVLPNLTELILTNNSIMELGDLDNLSTLKNLTYLCLLRNPVINKRHYRLYVVYKIPQIRVLDFQKIRLAEREEAASMFKGKRGAQLAKDIAKRSKTFTPGAGLQLEKKKSGPSPSDVEAIKNAIANATTLAEVERLKGLLQSGQIPGKDRAPGTEVFISEEADEEMEEDSEVNGS, from the exons ATGGTGAAGCTCACGGCCGATTTAATTGAACAGGCGGCGCAGTACACGAATGCAGTGCGGGACAGAGAGATGGACCTGCGGG GTTACAAAATCCCAGTTATTGAGAATCTCGGGGCCACACTGGACCAGTTTGATACAATAGATTTTTCAGACAATGAGATCAGGAAGTTGGATGGATTTCCTTTGCTGAAGAGACTTAAATGTTTATTACTAAACAATAACAGAATATG CCGTGTCGGGGAAGGACTTGAACAGGTTTTACCTAATCTCACTGAACTGATCCTTACCAATAACAGTATTATGGAACTG GGTGACTTGGATAATCTGTCGACGCTTAAGAATCTCACTTATCTCTG TTTATTAAGAAATCCAGTCATTAACAAGCGACATTACAGATTGTACGTGGTTTACAAAATACCACAGATCCGTGTGCTGGACTTCCAGAAAATCAGACTAGCC GAGCGAGAGGAAGCAGCGAGTATGTTCAAGGGCAAGCGGGGTGCACAGCTTGCAAAGGATATTGCCAAGAGATCAAAAAC ATTCACACCGGGTGCAGGTTTACAACTGGAAAAGAAGAAATCTGGCCCTTCGCCCAGTGATGTCGAAGCCATTAAG AATGCTATTGCCAATGCTACAACCCTAGCAGAAGTGGAGCGGCTCAAAGGTTTGCTGCAGTCCGGTCAGATTCCTGGCAAAGACCGTGCTCCTG